A portion of the Microbulbifer agarilyticus genome contains these proteins:
- the dnaN gene encoding DNA polymerase III subunit beta, with protein sequence MKFSVSRDALVKPLQLVAGVVEKRQTLPVLANVLMQLQGQELSLTGTDLEVEIVGRLQLEQPAEMEGEVTVPARKLLDICRSLPDGAELKFERDGERLVLRSGRSRYQLSTLPASDFPNQEETSAQSRFSISQREIRRLIDATGFAMAQQDVRYYLNGLLLECRPQQLRAVATDGHRLALCDRDAPGLNVDAPIQAIVPRKGVLELGRLLEDSDTSAEVVLGNNHIRVVCGQFTFTSKLVDGKFPDYERVLPRGTGNEVFADRLALRQAFQRAAILSNEKYRGVRLQLSEGLLQIVANNPEQEEAEEQLMVDYHGDPLEIGFNVGYLLDVTGAIHSDQIRIGLGDANSSALLQQPEEGDAVYVIMPMRL encoded by the coding sequence ATGAAATTCAGCGTGAGCCGTGATGCCCTGGTAAAACCACTGCAGCTTGTAGCTGGCGTGGTAGAGAAGCGTCAGACACTGCCGGTACTGGCGAATGTATTGATGCAACTGCAAGGGCAGGAGCTGTCGCTAACCGGTACTGACCTGGAAGTTGAGATCGTCGGTCGCCTGCAACTGGAGCAGCCGGCAGAGATGGAGGGTGAGGTCACCGTCCCGGCGCGCAAGCTGCTGGATATTTGTCGTTCGCTGCCCGATGGCGCGGAGTTGAAGTTTGAGCGCGATGGCGAACGCCTGGTGTTGCGTAGTGGCCGCAGCCGTTATCAGCTGTCTACACTGCCCGCGAGTGATTTCCCCAACCAGGAAGAAACCAGCGCGCAGAGCCGTTTCTCAATTTCTCAGCGCGAGATTCGTCGCCTCATCGATGCGACTGGTTTTGCCATGGCGCAGCAGGACGTTCGCTACTATTTGAACGGTTTGTTGCTGGAGTGTCGCCCACAGCAGCTGCGTGCTGTGGCCACTGACGGCCACCGTCTGGCCCTGTGTGACCGCGATGCACCCGGCCTCAATGTTGATGCGCCTATTCAGGCAATTGTGCCGCGTAAGGGTGTGCTTGAGCTTGGCCGTTTGCTGGAAGATTCCGACACGAGCGCCGAGGTAGTGCTTGGGAATAATCACATCCGCGTGGTTTGCGGCCAGTTTACCTTCACCTCTAAGCTGGTTGACGGCAAATTCCCGGATTACGAGCGCGTTTTGCCACGCGGTACCGGCAATGAAGTCTTTGCCGACCGTCTGGCACTGCGCCAAGCATTCCAGCGTGCAGCGATTCTCTCCAATGAGAAGTATCGCGGTGTGCGCCTGCAGTTGTCCGAGGGTTTATTGCAGATCGTGGCAAACAACCCGGAGCAAGAAGAGGCGGAAGAGCAGTTGATGGTGGATTACCACGGTGATCCTTTGGAGATCGGCTTCAATGTCGGTTACCTGTTGGATGTTACTGGTGCTATCCATAGTGATCAGATTCGCATTGGGCTCGGTGATGCGAATAGCAGTGCATTGTTGCAGCAACCGGAAGAGGGCGACGCGGTGTATGTGATTATGCCGATGCGTCTGTAA
- the recF gene encoding DNA replication/repair protein RecF (All proteins in this family for which functions are known are DNA-binding proteins that assist the filamentation of RecA onto DNA for the initiation of recombination or recombinational repair.) yields MALSRVVLTNFRNIAHADVELDGVVHLFCGANGSGKTSLLEAVHTLGSGRSFRSRQSQSLIRYGEESLAVFGRLRSGVALGVEKLRDGKGRIRINQLPASSSSELAACLPLQVINSDSFSALDGGPGVRRQLLDWTVFHVEHSFSAQWKVYQSALKQRNALLRRGKIDSNLLAPWEQQLLSAGEVVHRGRYEVFQRLKVLFRARLDELPRDVFGDLDVQYRSGWKRELSLADALQSSRSGDCDQGFTRVGPHRADLRFTINGQPAEAVLSRGQQKMAVCALRTAMAATVGATERPLFLVDDLPAELDEANQALFARWVRDTASQVLVTGIDPKTTQRAWSALDGAWGDPQMFHVEHGRIECIGQGVDQGD; encoded by the coding sequence GTGGCGCTATCCCGGGTAGTTCTCACAAATTTTCGCAATATCGCGCACGCTGACGTCGAGTTGGACGGCGTTGTGCACCTGTTTTGCGGCGCTAATGGTAGCGGCAAGACGTCACTGTTGGAGGCCGTACATACGTTGGGTAGCGGCCGCTCATTTCGCTCGCGTCAAAGCCAGTCGCTTATTCGCTATGGTGAGGAATCTTTAGCGGTTTTCGGTCGGCTGCGTAGTGGTGTTGCGCTGGGGGTCGAGAAGCTGCGCGACGGCAAAGGCCGGATACGAATCAACCAATTACCCGCGAGCTCCAGTTCGGAGTTGGCGGCATGCCTGCCACTGCAGGTAATAAACAGTGACAGCTTTTCCGCTTTGGACGGTGGTCCCGGCGTTCGCCGCCAGTTGTTGGATTGGACAGTGTTCCACGTGGAACATTCGTTTTCCGCGCAGTGGAAGGTGTACCAAAGCGCGCTAAAGCAGCGCAATGCACTGCTCCGTCGTGGTAAAATTGACTCCAATTTACTGGCCCCTTGGGAGCAACAGCTCTTGTCGGCTGGTGAGGTGGTTCACCGGGGCCGCTATGAGGTCTTTCAGAGGTTGAAGGTCCTGTTTAGGGCGCGCCTGGATGAGCTTCCCCGTGACGTCTTCGGGGATCTGGATGTGCAGTATCGCAGTGGCTGGAAGCGTGAGTTGAGTCTCGCGGATGCCTTGCAGTCAAGTAGGTCGGGGGATTGTGATCAGGGGTTTACCCGGGTAGGCCCACATCGAGCGGACTTGCGATTCACCATCAACGGGCAGCCGGCGGAAGCGGTGTTGTCCCGTGGCCAACAGAAGATGGCTGTGTGTGCTCTGCGGACTGCAATGGCTGCGACGGTTGGGGCGACTGAACGACCGCTGTTCCTGGTAGATGATTTGCCGGCAGAGTTGGACGAAGCCAATCAGGCTCTGTTTGCCCGCTGGGTACGCGATACTGCCAGCCAAGTATTGGTTACTGGTATTGATCCGAAAACCACACAGCGCGCTTGGAGTGCGCTTGATGGTGCCTGGGGTGACCCACAGATGTTCCACGTGGAACATGGTCGTATCGAATGTATTGGCCAGGGTGTTGACCAGGGCGACTAG